GAGCGGATCCAGATTCTGCCGTCTGCTGAGCCAGACGATTTTTTCGGCCCGGCCCCGGTTTCCGGCCATTAAATCCAGAAAGATTTCCGCTCCGCTCTGGCCTCCGCCGATGATCGCGACGCGCTTCCCGGCCACCGAAAACTCCGACCCGACATAATGGTGGCTATGCAGGCAGTTATCGCCGACGTAACGCTCGACCCAGGCGGGAATATTCAGTTTCATCCCAGTGGCGACAACCAGGTGACGGCTATGCACATTAGCCACCCCCTCGCCCCGCAAATCGAAACCGTGCGTATCGAATGCCACCGAATCGACCGCCGTGCCGAAACTGAGGCTCGGCAACTGTTCTGCGGCCCAACGCAGATAGTCGGCAAACTCGATCCGCCGCACTCGTGGATATTCGGCATTGATAAAACGGTAAAAGCGGCCTTTTTTTACCAAATAGGACAAAAAACCATAGGAGTTGCTCGGATCGATCGGAGTCACCAGGTCCTTCAAATAGGAAGTCTGCATCTGCGTACCGGGCAGCATCATCCCAGGATGCCAATTGAAGCTGTTCCGACGCTCGAAGAAACGCGCCCGGCAGTGCGGCACCTTCGACAGCAACGCGGCCAGGCTGAGATTAAAAGGCCCGATGCCGATGCCGGCCAGGTCAAGACGATCGTTCATGACTGTTTCCTGTGATTAAATTAATAAAAGATGGCGCGCTCATTCGGGTAGCCAATGTTGATGCGCCACCGCGTCGCGTTCGATGGTGTCACGCCCGGTCGTCAACGGCAGATAACCGCCTTCCGCCCACGCCGAAGTCATGTCGCGGTAGTGGGGCGACCAAGGCCGGCCGGATTGGCCGGTACCCAGGATAAAGACCGAGTTGTCCGGCTCGGCCAGATCGTAAATCGCTCGAAATGCCGGCCCGGACTCTCCCAGGTAACGGCCCGTTTGCTCGTCGTAACGGTAGCCGCTGACGTTGACGGTATCCATGCCGCCGGCGCTTTCGGCTTCGACATTGAAGAACCGCCCCAATCCGGGCAGCCTGCCGAGCGGCTGATTGGCAAACACGCTGACATGCGCCCTGCCCCAGCGCCATTGCGCCGGCTCGTCGCCGTAATGCCGGCGCAGTTCGGCGACGGCGTCCTGTAAAGCCTGGCGGATTTCGCCAGCGCAAGGCGTCGGCGCCGCAGCACCGCTTCGGCACCAGCGCCCGGCGCTGCCGTCGCGGTTATTGAGCACGCGGGCGAGAAACGCCGGGTTGTAATCGCCGACCAGCTCGTAAAATTGGCCCAATTTGTCTTGCAGCAGAATGCCGTTCAAATGGCGCAGCCAAGCGGCGAATATCAAAGGCTGCGCGGCATCCGCCGCCATCCGGTAGTCCCAATCGCGCATACTGCGCAATACTTGCCGGCTCGATTCATCCTCAACATCCACGTTCAACAGTAACGGCATCAGTTCGGCGGCGACCGGGTTAAACACATCGTTCTGCAAGGCCGCAAATGAGCGGACATCGTGACGCGCCCGTCGATCGAGCAAGTCCGAAATGCGCTCGGCCCGATACGGCAACGCCCAGCCCGAGGTAATGAAATGAGGATAATCCTCGGGGGTGATTTTTTGGTTGGCGGTGACGATTTTGCCGCCGCTGCCGCCGCTTTGTTGCGGCAGTTGCTCGAAGGGAATCATCCCCTGCCAGTCGTATTGAGCCAGCCAGCCCGGCGCAGGCAACGCGCCGCGGAGTTCATTGCCTTGGGCACGCAGAGGCACTCTGCCGGCGGCGATAAAACCGATGCGTCCTTCGGCATCCGCATAGACGATGTTCTGCTGCGGGGAGTGAAAATCGCGCGCCGCCGCTTTCAGTTGCTCCGCGTTTTGCGCGCGGCCGGCGTTCAGCATGAAACGGACGGTCATGTCGTCGGCGCGCAAGCCGACCCAGCTCAGCGCCAGCGCCGTGCCCGGCGGCGTCGCCAGCCGGGCGTCGGCGTCGGCTGTGGAAATGAGCGGTCCGTGCCGGCTGGCCCGGACAGTCAAGCGTTCATCCGGCGCACCCTTGACGCGCAAGGTTTCGGTAAATTCGGTAAACGCCGCCTCGCCGGCCGGCGTCCGATAATGCGCAGGATTGCCGGGCACCAGGCGCTCGACGAATACATCCTGGCTATCGGGGTTGGTATTGGTAAACGCCCAGGCGACTTGTTCGTTACGGCCCAATAAAATGCCGGGCACGCCGGGTAAACCGGCACCGATCACGTTCAAACCCGGCGCATGCAAATGGGCAAAGTACCAGGTCGACGGCGCGGTCAACGGCAGATGCGGATCGTTGGCCAGCAGCGGTTTACCGCTGACGCTGCGGCTGCCGTCAACCGCCCAGTTATTGGAACCGACGCTTTTGTCGGCTTCGTCCCGATGCTGCGCCAGCAAGCGGTCTGCCTGCGCAGCGACCGGCGCATACCATTTCGAAACATCAGGCAAGGTTTGCGGCGCATCGCCGGGATACGGCGGAAACAGGTCGGCCAATTGCACAGCCGGCAACCGACTTTGCAGGCGCAGATTGAGCAGTTCCTCCCACCAGTTGCCGGACAGGCGCCAGGCCATGATTTTCAACCAGGTCAGAGAATCCACCGGCCGCCAGGGCTCCGGCCGCGGCGCGCCGGCCAGGTAAAATTCGACCGGCAACCAGCGGCTCTGCGCGATGCCGGCGTTGACGCCTTTGGCGTAGGCCTGCAAGCTGGCTTGAGTGGCGGGATCGAGCCGCGCCCAGTTGGCCTCGGCGGCGCGGCGCAATCCCAAGGTGCGCATGAAACGGTCCTGCTCCAGGGCATCGGCGCCGAACAGTTCCGCCAGCCGGCCGGATCCGGCGCGACGGCTCAACTCCATTTGCCATAATCTTTCCCGAGCATGCAGATAACCTAAAGCGAAATAGGCATCGTCGGCGCTTTGCGCATACACGTGCGGCACATCAAAGCGGTCCCGGTAAACCTCGACGGGTTGAATCAGCCCGGCCAACTCAAGCGTTTCATCGCGCGCACCGCTCGACTTCAGCCATAGACCCGATAGAATGGCGAGCATGCCGGCCAGCCACCAGAAGATCGGCCGATTTTTAATCGAACTGACGGGCTTGCCGAGCGATTCAACTGATTTCATTGGGATGGAATATTGGGTGACAGCATCCGGTTGAACGGGCGCGGCAAACCCGGGCTTGCCACGCGCCGCGGATTGCGGATGTTTATTTTTTAGCCGTAATTTCCAGACTCCAGCCGCCTTTGATTTCGCCGTCGAACCAGTAGAAATCGTCGACGACGACCAAGCGCCATTGTCCGGTCGGCGACATGCCGTTCAGACTGCTCAAAGTCGGGCCATTCAGCACTTTTTTGTGGGTGGTGGGATCATCGGCGACCACGGTTCTCAAAACGGTGCCTGGCGTCAATGACACCGAATTGGTCGCCGTGTTGAATGCGGTCGTGGTGTCTAAAATCTCAGTAGAGAAATTAGGAAAATGATCGCTATCAGGATTATTGTCGTAATCGGTCGGCTTAAAAGTTCTCAAAGACGTGTCAGTCCAGACGCCGACCCATTCGTTGTATATGATGTTATACAGGGGATTCGGGGTTCCATCACGATTCGTTTCTCTACCGCTCAAACGACCGTTATCCAATACCGAACGCGGCAGCGGCAATGTGGCGGAGTCGTCGAACTTCCAGTTCAAACCCGCTGCCGTGACACCCAAGACCCCGCCGTCCTCCGTCGCGCCGGCCGCGCTGACGTTGGAGGCCAGCATGACCCAGCGGCCATCGGGAGCCACCAGCAGCATGTCCACATCATTCAGATAAGCGTGATGAATGTCTTTAATCACGACATTGATATCGGTGATCTTAGCGCCTTTCGGAAAAGCCGATTCCGGGACTTCGATAATCGACGCATAAGGCGTCGCAGGGGTCACCTGCACTGCCGGCGCATCATCGGCACTGTACTTATCCAGTAACGCCGCACATTCCGGTTCGTCGGGATCGGCGCATTCGTCATTGATCTTAATTGGCGTCGGATTGCTGAAAGTTCTCGAGCCCTTTTTCAATTTGGACATGTTGCCCCATTCGAACTCTTGCTCTTTTTTTATTACTTTGCCAGCCACGGCCAAATCCGTTTGCGCCAGCGACAGCGCCGCAATAACGGCTACCAAGGATTTAACCAAAGTAAAACCAGGGTGTTTTGAAGTTTTCTTATTCATTGAATTACCTTATTCAGATTGATGGCTCATAGATAGTCCTATTCAGAGGGCGTCTGGCCCAAAAGCGATAACTAACGCAATTCTAAATGAGAACGATTCTTATTTTGCTGTTAATCCTGATTTTTGTCAACCTTTTCTACTTTTTTATTTACAGATGTTTAGGTGAACTCCAAAAGTCTGTTCAATAAAAACCGTCTTTTCTTTGCCCAAGCGTTTCATAACCGCGAAAACTCGATTCGTCGGACGATCTCATCTCTCTTTTTCCGAAAGCGTTTTCATTATGAAGGACATGAATGCGGAGAGTGCCGGAATGGCGTGTTTGCCTGAAAGAGCCGTGTATCCGAAACGAAAATGCTCTAACAACAAGAGCATCTATCCACAGAAAAATAATAAATTTGTTGCAAATAGATATTGAGAATGATTATCATTTGTATAAACGAATAACCGGAGCTCACCATGAAATTCTTTCCCTCTTTGTTTAGCACGCCGGCAACCGTAAGACTGGAAATCGAACCGAACTTTCTAGCCTCTTTGTTAGCGAGTGGACATATCCACGTCGCCGACTTCCGCTGCCTGGATCTGAATTCGAAGCAGATCGTCTGGAAGATGTTGCTGTCGCTTGCCAAATCGAAGCTGGCCACGGCGAGGCATGGCTCGAAAGCCGTCAGTACGCTATCCGAATCGACTTATCCATCCTAACTGTCCGGAGAATTTGACCATGTCTAACAAGCCCTGCAGCCATGAAGACCTCGCCAGCAACGCCGCCGGAAAAATATTGATGTGCCATGAGTGCGGTGTCGTCCACCTGCTCTTGCCCAATCTGTCGTTGCGCCTGAACCTCGAACAATTCGCCGAATTCTCGGCATTGGCCGCAGAAGCGGCCAGAAAAATAGGCAAGCCAACGATCCTTCCGGCCGCCAACACCCGACATTGACTATCGCGCACAAAATCGTCCCATGACCTTGCTCCGCTTACTGTTCAACCGCTTCCGCTGGGCGCTACTATCGGTGCTCGCTCTGAGTATCGCCAGTGCCGGGTTATCGGTAGGGGTGATCGCTTTCACCAACGAGCGCATGCTGCATCCGCAGAACGAATTGAGCTCTACCCTGATGCTGTTCGGCGGGTTGCTGGCGGCCGTATTCGTAATCGGCACCGCCTCGCAGATTTGCATGACCACGCTCGGCCACCGCCTGGTTTACCAATTGCGCCGTACGCTGGTGAAACGCATCCTCGATACCGATCTGGAGCGGCTGGAACGGCTCGGCCCGCCGCGCCTGCTGGCCAGTCTGAACAGCGATACCAGCCACCTGACTTCCGCATTCATCAGTCTGCCGTCGGCGGTTTACGGGCTGGTCCTGAACCTGGGCGGCTTCGCCTATCTCGCCTGGCTGTCGCAGCCGCTGTTCGCCGCCACCGCCGGCTGGATGCTGCTGACCGTGATGGTCGGCTGGCTGCTGATGCGGCAAACCCACGCCCGCATCGATGCCGCCCGCGCTATCGAGGATTCACTCTACGAGGACTACCAGGCCGCCTTGCTGGGCCGCAAGGAATTGGCGCTGAACCGCCAACGCGCGGAACGGTTCTATCGGGACGAATTCGAACCGCATGCCGCCGCCAGCCGCGACCGCGAGACCGCCGCCGATATCTTCAACGGCTTTAACGAAAATTGGGCCAACATGATGATTCTGGGGTCGATCGGCCTGGTGTTTTTCCTGGCGCACGGCGCCGGCTGGGCAGACCACGCGGTAGCGACGACCTACTCGCTGACGATCCTGTTTCTGCGCACGTCGCTGACCGGGCTGATTGCCGCGATTCCCAGCCTGATCGGCGGCAGCGTGGCGCTGGATAAGCTCAACAGCCTGCAATTGCCGGAATACCGCCCCGACTTTTCCGACCTGCCCCGAAATTTGACGTCGAACTGGCAAGCCCTGACTTTCCAGGGCGTGCGCTACCGCTATCCGGAAACAGAAGGCAGCAACCGTTTCGAGGTCGGCCCGCTCGACTTGACGCTGAAGGCAGGCGAAATCGTGTTCCTGATCGGCGGCAACGGCAGCGGCAAAACCACCTTTACCCGCCTGTTGACCGGCTTGTACCCTGCCCAGGCCGGAACCATTCTGTGGAACGGCTCCGCCTTGACCGAGCCGGATCGTCCGGCCTATCGCCGGCTGTTTTCCACGGTGTTTTCCGACTTCCATTTGTTTCACCGCCTGCTCGGGCCGGACGGAAGCGATCCCGCCCCGGAAGAGATCGCTTATTGGCTGGAACGCCTGGAGCTGACTCACAAGGTCAAGGTCGGAGACGGCCGGCTGCAGGATAGCCGCCTGTCGCAAGGCCAGCGCAAGCGCCTGGCGCTATTGGCAGCGATCCTGGAAGACCGGCCGGTCATGGTGCTGGACGAATGGGCCGCCGACCAGGATCCCGGCTATCGCCGCCGCTTTTACACCGAGTTGCTGCCGCTACTGAAAGCGCAGGGCAAAACCGTGCTCGCCGTCACTCACGACGAGCACTATTTCGATGTCGCCGATCGGGTCGTAAAAATGGACGAAGGGCGTTTACTGGAAATCGACTCACATCGCTTGCGAACTGAATCCACCTGCGTCTCGCAACTTGTTCAGTGATTTGATGGCTTTAAAAAAAAGCCGGACCGGCTCGTTCAGCAAGGACGGCCGAAGCCATGACTTTCCAGGGTGCAGGATCGACGATGAATCGAAAACAAAAGATTTCAAGTTGGAACAATAAGATATTGATCGCTATCATGTGGATCGCTTATCTTCCTGCCGGCACTGAAGGAACGGTACTGGCTTCCCCTACCGAGCCCGGCGAAAGCGAACCCAAAGCAAAGGAAACTTCGGAACAACCGGAATCTTTTGAAAGTGAAAGCGCCTTGACAGGTGATTGGGGCGGTGTGCGATCGACTTTACTCGAAAACGGGATCAACATCGGCATTGCCAATACCGGCGACTTATTGGCCAACTCTCGAGGCGTAAGCGCCGATGTCCGCTATGCGAACCTGCTGGAGGCATCGCTTACGGCGGACATGGACAAGTTAGCGGGTTTGACCGGCGGTTCCCTGTATATCATGGCGATCGGCACCCACGGAAGAGACCCGGGCGAGGCGACCGGCAGCATCGCCGCTCCGAGCAACCTGGCGGCCAACGATACCTTCAAACTCTTCGAAGCCTGGTACGAACAAACGTTCTTTAACGACCGGATCGGCATTCTGGCGGGACTCTACGCCGTCGATTCCGAGTTCGATGCGAAGGGAACCGCCGATGTTTTTCTCAACGGGGCGTTCGGCACGGGCCTGGACCTGTCCGAAACCGGGCTGAATGGTCCGTCGATCTTTCCGGTAACTTCGCTCGGCGTCAGAGTCCGCGCCAATATTACCGAGGAAATCACCCTGCGGGCGACGGTTCTGGACGGCGCTCCGGGCGATCCCGACCATCCCCGCGGCACACGGATCGGATTAAAGAAAGGAGACGGTCTGCTGATCATGAGCGAACTCGATTATCAGCCTCATGCATTCGACTTCCTGCGCTTCGGCGTGGGCTCGTGGTTGTATACTGCCGATTTCGACGACCTGGCCGATACCCGGCCGAACGGCGATCCTGTG
The genomic region above belongs to Methylomicrobium agile and contains:
- a CDS encoding penicillin acylase family protein, giving the protein MKSVESLGKPVSSIKNRPIFWWLAGMLAILSGLWLKSSGARDETLELAGLIQPVEVYRDRFDVPHVYAQSADDAYFALGYLHARERLWQMELSRRAGSGRLAELFGADALEQDRFMRTLGLRRAAEANWARLDPATQASLQAYAKGVNAGIAQSRWLPVEFYLAGAPRPEPWRPVDSLTWLKIMAWRLSGNWWEELLNLRLQSRLPAVQLADLFPPYPGDAPQTLPDVSKWYAPVAAQADRLLAQHRDEADKSVGSNNWAVDGSRSVSGKPLLANDPHLPLTAPSTWYFAHLHAPGLNVIGAGLPGVPGILLGRNEQVAWAFTNTNPDSQDVFVERLVPGNPAHYRTPAGEAAFTEFTETLRVKGAPDERLTVRASRHGPLISTADADARLATPPGTALALSWVGLRADDMTVRFMLNAGRAQNAEQLKAAARDFHSPQQNIVYADAEGRIGFIAAGRVPLRAQGNELRGALPAPGWLAQYDWQGMIPFEQLPQQSGGSGGKIVTANQKITPEDYPHFITSGWALPYRAERISDLLDRRARHDVRSFAALQNDVFNPVAAELMPLLLNVDVEDESSRQVLRSMRDWDYRMAADAAQPLIFAAWLRHLNGILLQDKLGQFYELVGDYNPAFLARVLNNRDGSAGRWCRSGAAAPTPCAGEIRQALQDAVAELRRHYGDEPAQWRWGRAHVSVFANQPLGRLPGLGRFFNVEAESAGGMDTVNVSGYRYDEQTGRYLGESGPAFRAIYDLAEPDNSVFILGTGQSGRPWSPHYRDMTSAWAEGGYLPLTTGRDTIERDAVAHQHWLPE
- a CDS encoding multidrug ABC transporter permease/ATP-binding protein — its product is MTLLRLLFNRFRWALLSVLALSIASAGLSVGVIAFTNERMLHPQNELSSTLMLFGGLLAAVFVIGTASQICMTTLGHRLVYQLRRTLVKRILDTDLERLERLGPPRLLASLNSDTSHLTSAFISLPSAVYGLVLNLGGFAYLAWLSQPLFAATAGWMLLTVMVGWLLMRQTHARIDAARAIEDSLYEDYQAALLGRKELALNRQRAERFYRDEFEPHAAASRDRETAADIFNGFNENWANMMILGSIGLVFFLAHGAGWADHAVATTYSLTILFLRTSLTGLIAAIPSLIGGSVALDKLNSLQLPEYRPDFSDLPRNLTSNWQALTFQGVRYRYPETEGSNRFEVGPLDLTLKAGEIVFLIGGNGSGKTTFTRLLTGLYPAQAGTILWNGSALTEPDRPAYRRLFSTVFSDFHLFHRLLGPDGSDPAPEEIAYWLERLELTHKVKVGDGRLQDSRLSQGQRKRLALLAAILEDRPVMVLDEWAADQDPGYRRRFYTELLPLLKAQGKTVLAVTHDEHYFDVADRVVKMDEGRLLEIDSHRLRTESTCVSQLVQ
- a CDS encoding carbohydrate porin gives rise to the protein MNRKQKISSWNNKILIAIMWIAYLPAGTEGTVLASPTEPGESEPKAKETSEQPESFESESALTGDWGGVRSTLLENGINIGIANTGDLLANSRGVSADVRYANLLEASLTADMDKLAGLTGGSLYIMAIGTHGRDPGEATGSIAAPSNLAANDTFKLFEAWYEQTFFNDRIGILAGLYAVDSEFDAKGTADVFLNGAFGTGLDLSETGLNGPSIFPVTSLGVRVRANITEEITLRATVLDGAPGDPDHPRGTRIGLKKGDGLLIMSELDYQPHAFDFLRFGVGSWLYTADFDDLADTRPNGDPVRREGSYGIYGFVEGVIFNEPDTVDQGLSGFLRIGSADEDVNQIGTFYGAGLVYTGLFPSRDDDVLGLGVTVGINGDKYERALKSAGGSVKDAEIALELTYRAQITPWLSLQPVLQYYINPGTDPALNDNIVGGFRYGVTF